The Halorubrum sp. BV1 genome has a window encoding:
- a CDS encoding AsnC family transcriptional regulator yields MRDLDETDVEILSLLAADARRPFSEIGERVGLSGPAVSDRVTRLEETGVIEGFTVDVDRTKLRGGVPVMVDVDLAVAAGPDSETLETARKRLREADAVEHVFVTAEGDLRFYARVGGRAVREWLGGIFEGLSIDDWTVTLVDEVEWTPSIDGVEFALTCAECSNTVDSEGETARIDGEVYHFCCSSCLSRFRDRYQRLEAGV; encoded by the coding sequence ATGCGTGATCTAGACGAGACTGACGTGGAGATCCTCTCGCTTCTGGCCGCGGACGCCCGCCGGCCGTTCAGCGAGATCGGGGAGCGGGTGGGGTTGTCCGGGCCGGCGGTTTCCGATCGGGTCACCCGGCTGGAGGAGACCGGCGTCATCGAGGGGTTCACGGTCGACGTCGATCGAACGAAGCTCCGCGGTGGCGTCCCCGTCATGGTCGACGTCGACCTCGCGGTCGCCGCCGGACCGGACTCGGAGACGCTGGAGACGGCCCGAAAACGCCTTCGAGAGGCCGACGCCGTCGAGCACGTGTTCGTCACCGCCGAGGGCGACCTCCGATTTTACGCGCGCGTCGGGGGGCGAGCCGTCCGGGAGTGGCTCGGGGGGATCTTCGAGGGACTCTCGATCGACGACTGGACCGTCACGCTCGTGGACGAGGTCGAGTGGACGCCCTCGATCGACGGGGTCGAGTTTGCGCTGACCTGTGCGGAGTGTTCGAACACGGTCGACAGCGAAGGCGAGACGGCTCGGATCGACGGTGAGGTGTACCACTTCTGTTGTTCCTCCTGTCTGTCCCGGTTCCGCGACCGATACCAACGCCTCGAAGCGGGCGTGTGA
- a CDS encoding 2-oxo acid dehydrogenase subunit E2: protein MSLKEFTLPDVGEGVAEGELVTWLVSPGDRVEEDQPVAEVETDKALVEVPSRYDGVVEELFVDEGDVVPVGDVIISFRVDEEDATDDESAPATSESGGEDEAGGDGERVDSSEGESDAEPESDAEPESDAEPTVAGGRTFAPPSARRLARELGVAIGAVDGSGPGGRVTEADVRAHAESGSGADDGGVVVGDPDDAPTPRSAPGDASERKTAVAKRSETGAAGTAEAAPEPAGRETTLATPATRKVARELGVDIDDVPTDETRDGEAFVTEADVRAYANALEGDGPTGGTDAAMTGSETPSPRAVDIDATDSATAPAGGAASETGSASGSSADAVDTADTVESAETIPYRGVRRTIGEQMERSKYTAPHVTHHDTVRVDRLVEARERLKPVAEERGVKLTYMPFVMKAIVAGLREYPVLNSELREDDGEILLKDEYNLGIAVATDAGLMVPVVEDVDEKGLFELADEISDLAARARDRTLKPGEMTGGTFSITNFGAIGGEYATPIINYPETAIMGLGAIEKRPVVRERGGDGTGDRGGVGGDGLAGGDAIGRGDGSEVVAAPTLPLSLSIDHRVVDGAVAAEFANTVMEQLKEPLLLLNEQW, encoded by the coding sequence ATGTCACTCAAAGAGTTCACACTACCCGATGTCGGCGAGGGTGTCGCGGAGGGCGAACTCGTCACTTGGCTCGTCTCGCCCGGCGACCGGGTCGAGGAAGATCAACCGGTCGCGGAGGTGGAAACCGACAAGGCGCTGGTGGAGGTGCCGTCGCGGTACGACGGCGTCGTCGAGGAGCTGTTCGTCGATGAGGGCGACGTCGTCCCCGTCGGCGACGTGATCATCTCGTTCCGCGTTGACGAGGAAGACGCAACTGACGACGAATCGGCACCCGCCACGAGCGAAAGCGGCGGCGAGGACGAGGCAGGAGGCGACGGGGAGAGGGTGGATTCGAGCGAAGGCGAATCCGATGCCGAGCCGGAATCCGATGCCGAGCCGGAATCCGATGCCGAGCCCACGGTCGCCGGCGGCCGGACGTTCGCGCCGCCGTCCGCGCGCCGGCTCGCCCGCGAGTTGGGCGTCGCGATCGGGGCGGTCGACGGGAGCGGCCCCGGTGGACGAGTGACTGAGGCCGACGTGCGAGCCCACGCCGAGAGCGGTTCGGGAGCAGACGACGGAGGCGTAGTCGTCGGCGACCCCGACGACGCCCCGACGCCGCGGTCTGCCCCCGGCGACGCGAGCGAGAGGAAGACAGCGGTCGCGAAGCGGAGCGAGACGGGAGCCGCCGGGACAGCGGAGGCCGCACCGGAGCCGGCCGGCCGCGAGACCACGCTCGCGACGCCGGCGACCCGCAAGGTCGCTCGCGAACTGGGCGTCGACATCGACGACGTGCCCACGGACGAGACCCGCGATGGAGAGGCGTTCGTCACCGAGGCCGACGTGCGGGCGTACGCTAACGCACTAGAAGGGGACGGACCGACGGGTGGGACCGACGCGGCGATGACGGGGTCTGAGACGCCCTCGCCCCGCGCGGTCGATATCGACGCGACCGATTCGGCGACCGCTCCGGCCGGCGGGGCGGCGAGCGAGACGGGCTCGGCGTCCGGCAGTTCGGCCGACGCCGTCGACACTGCAGACACCGTCGAGAGCGCGGAGACGATTCCCTACCGCGGCGTCCGCCGCACGATCGGCGAGCAGATGGAGCGGTCGAAGTACACCGCGCCGCACGTCACCCACCACGACACCGTCAGGGTCGACCGGCTCGTCGAGGCCCGCGAGCGGTTGAAACCCGTCGCCGAGGAGCGCGGGGTGAAGCTCACCTACATGCCGTTCGTGATGAAGGCGATCGTGGCGGGGCTCAGGGAGTACCCAGTCCTCAACAGCGAACTGCGCGAGGACGACGGAGAGATCCTGTTGAAAGACGAGTACAACCTCGGGATCGCCGTCGCGACCGACGCCGGTCTGATGGTGCCCGTGGTCGAGGACGTCGACGAGAAGGGGCTCTTCGAGTTGGCCGACGAGATTTCTGACCTCGCCGCCCGTGCGAGGGATCGGACGCTGAAGCCCGGCGAGATGACGGGCGGAACGTTCTCGATCACCAACTTCGGCGCTATCGGCGGCGAGTACGCCACGCCGATCATCAACTACCCCGAGACGGCCATCATGGGCCTCGGAGCCATCGAGAAGCGTCCCGTCGTACGCGAGCGCGGCGGTGACGGAACGGGCGACCGCGGTGGTGTCGGCGGTGACGGGCTCGCCGGCGGCGACGCGATCGGCCGCGGGGACGGCAGTGAGGTGGTCGCGGCCCCGACGCTCCCGCTGTCGCTGTCTATCGATCACCGCGTCGTCGACGGCGCGGTCGCGGCCGAGTTCGCGAACACAGTCATGGAACAGTTGAAAGAACCCCTGCTGCTCTTGAACGAACAATGGTAG
- a CDS encoding RPA family protein: MSQSAPTREVARRVFATEFNDAGFTFTESDDERAPVYALLPTGESANRVFFVGTLTEKEDVGEDSEYWRGRIVDPTGTFFVYAGQYQPEAASKLRELDAPAYVAVVGKPRTYETDDGTVRVSVRPESITEVDAATRDRWVVETANRTIERVAAFDDDGNEYARMAREEYDVDPETYKAAALSALEDLDESTGDELAGDSSAAGDGTDGSAADEPTETPDL; this comes from the coding sequence ATGAGCCAATCAGCCCCCACCCGAGAGGTCGCCCGCCGCGTGTTCGCGACCGAGTTCAACGACGCCGGCTTCACGTTCACCGAGTCCGACGACGAGCGCGCGCCCGTGTACGCGCTGTTACCGACGGGCGAGTCGGCGAACCGCGTGTTCTTCGTCGGTACGCTGACCGAGAAGGAGGACGTCGGCGAGGACTCGGAGTACTGGCGCGGCCGCATCGTCGACCCGACGGGCACGTTCTTCGTGTACGCCGGCCAGTATCAGCCGGAGGCCGCCTCGAAGCTCCGTGAACTCGACGCCCCCGCCTACGTCGCAGTCGTGGGGAAGCCCCGGACGTACGAGACCGACGACGGCACCGTCCGGGTGTCGGTCCGCCCCGAGTCGATCACCGAAGTGGACGCCGCGACCCGCGATCGGTGGGTCGTAGAGACCGCGAACCGGACCATAGAGCGCGTCGCCGCCTTCGACGACGACGGGAACGAGTACGCGCGGATGGCTCGCGAAGAGTACGACGTCGACCCCGAGACGTACAAGGCCGCGGCGCTGTCTGCGCTCGAAGACTTAGACGAGAGCACCGGCGACGAGCTGGCCGGCGACAGTTCCGCGGCCGGCGACGGAACTGACGGTTCCGCGGCCGACGAGCCGACAGAGACGCCGGATCTGTAG
- a CDS encoding alpha-ketoacid dehydrogenase subunit beta, with translation MTETQNLTLVQAIRDGLYTEMREDHDVLVLGQDVGKNGGVFRATEGLYDEFGGDRVVDTPLAESGIVGCAVGMASMGLRPVPEIQFSGFMYPGFDQIVSHVARFRARTRGQFTMPLTLRAPYGGGIRAPEHHSESKEALYAHEAGLKVVIPSTPHDAKGLLAASIRDPDPVVVLEPKLIYRAFREEVPEEPYTVPIGEAVTRREGDDVAVFTYGAMTRPTLEAAETLAEEGIDCTVVDLRTVSPLDREAILEAFEATGRAVVVHEAPKTGGLAGEITAIIQEESLLYQEAPIGRVTGFDVPYPLYALEDYYLPTAARIEDGIREAVEF, from the coding sequence ATGACCGAGACACAGAATCTCACCCTGGTGCAGGCGATACGAGACGGACTGTACACCGAGATGCGCGAGGACCACGACGTGCTCGTGTTGGGCCAAGACGTCGGGAAAAACGGCGGCGTCTTTCGGGCGACGGAAGGCCTGTACGACGAGTTCGGCGGCGACCGCGTCGTCGACACGCCGCTCGCGGAGTCGGGCATCGTCGGCTGTGCGGTCGGCATGGCGTCGATGGGGCTTCGTCCGGTTCCTGAGATCCAGTTCTCCGGGTTCATGTATCCCGGGTTCGACCAGATAGTCTCGCATGTGGCCCGATTCCGCGCGCGCACTCGCGGACAGTTCACGATGCCGCTGACGCTGCGAGCCCCCTACGGCGGCGGCATCCGCGCGCCGGAACACCACTCGGAGTCGAAAGAGGCGTTGTACGCCCACGAGGCGGGTCTCAAGGTTGTTATTCCCTCGACACCGCACGACGCGAAGGGGCTCTTGGCGGCGTCGATCCGCGACCCCGACCCCGTGGTCGTTCTCGAACCGAAACTCATCTACCGGGCGTTCCGCGAGGAGGTGCCCGAGGAGCCGTACACCGTTCCGATCGGCGAGGCGGTCACGCGGCGCGAGGGCGACGACGTCGCCGTGTTCACTTACGGCGCGATGACTCGGCCGACCCTGGAGGCGGCCGAAACGCTCGCCGAGGAGGGGATAGACTGCACGGTCGTCGACCTCAGAACCGTCTCGCCGCTCGACCGGGAGGCGATACTCGAGGCGTTCGAGGCGACCGGCCGCGCGGTCGTCGTCCACGAGGCGCCGAAGACGGGCGGGCTCGCCGGCGAGATCACCGCGATCATTCAGGAGGAGTCGCTGTTGTATCAGGAAGCGCCGATCGGGCGCGTGACGGGGTTCGACGTGCCGTACCCGCTGTACGCGCTGGAGGATTACTACCTCCCGACGGCGGCGCGCATCGAGGACGGTATTAGGGAGGCGGTTGAGTTCTGA
- the pdhA gene encoding pyruvate dehydrogenase (acetyl-transferring) E1 component subunit alpha, whose amino-acid sequence MSVFDRPYDDPVRVLDEDGAVVGEVPDVNDETLVDVYRQMRLARHFDARAVSLQRQGGVGTYPPLSGQEGAQVGSAAALGDDDWVVPSYREHAAGFVRGRSLKRTLLYWMGHPDGNRVADGVKVFPLAVPIASQILHATGASWAASLRGTDEVVCCYFGDGATSEGDFHEGVNFAGVFDTPTVFFCNNNQWAISVPRARQTRSATLAQKAEAYGIDGVQVDGMDPLAVYRVTEAAVEKARDPETDRPRPTLIEAVQFRFGAHTTADDPTAYRDDDDVERWQKKDPIPRLEAYLRSEGVLDDGRVAEIESAVESRVADAIEAAESAPRPEPRELFEHAYAAVPTELERQHGELAAVRESHGDAAFLEE is encoded by the coding sequence GTGAGCGTGTTCGACAGGCCGTACGACGATCCGGTCCGCGTGCTCGACGAGGACGGCGCGGTCGTCGGCGAGGTCCCTGACGTCAACGACGAGACGCTCGTCGACGTCTATCGACAAATGCGACTCGCGCGGCACTTCGACGCGCGGGCGGTGAGCCTCCAACGACAGGGGGGGGTGGGGACGTACCCGCCGCTGTCGGGACAGGAAGGCGCGCAGGTCGGCTCAGCCGCGGCCCTCGGCGACGACGACTGGGTCGTTCCGTCCTACCGCGAGCACGCCGCCGGCTTCGTTCGGGGACGCTCGCTGAAGCGGACCCTCCTCTACTGGATGGGCCACCCGGACGGGAACCGAGTCGCAGACGGCGTCAAGGTCTTTCCCCTCGCCGTCCCGATCGCCTCGCAGATCCTCCACGCCACGGGCGCGTCGTGGGCGGCGTCGCTGCGGGGAACCGACGAGGTGGTCTGCTGTTACTTCGGCGACGGGGCCACGAGTGAGGGCGACTTCCACGAGGGGGTCAACTTCGCCGGCGTGTTCGACACTCCCACGGTGTTCTTCTGTAACAACAACCAGTGGGCCATCTCGGTTCCGCGGGCGCGGCAGACGCGCAGCGCGACGCTGGCACAGAAGGCGGAGGCGTACGGGATAGACGGCGTGCAGGTCGACGGAATGGATCCGCTCGCGGTGTACCGGGTCACGGAGGCGGCCGTCGAGAAGGCGCGCGACCCCGAGACGGACCGCCCGCGGCCGACGCTCATCGAGGCGGTACAGTTCCGGTTCGGCGCGCATACGACCGCCGACGACCCCACGGCCTACCGCGACGACGACGACGTCGAGCGATGGCAAAAGAAAGACCCCATCCCGCGGCTGGAGGCGTATCTCCGTTCGGAGGGGGTACTCGACGACGGGCGCGTCGCCGAGATCGAATCGGCGGTCGAGTCGCGGGTCGCCGACGCCATCGAGGCGGCCGAGTCGGCGCCGCGACCGGAGCCGCGCGAACTGTTCGAACACGCCTACGCGGCGGTTCCGACCGAACTCGAACGACAGCACGGCGAACTCGCCGCGGTTCGCGAGTCGCACGGCGACGCGGCCTTCTTGGAGGAGTAA
- a CDS encoding heavy-metal-associated domain-containing protein: MEMTIAVEGMSCEHCEQSVEEALSGVAGVTAARANRERDAAIVEGDADADALVRAVEDAGYEAST; this comes from the coding sequence ATGGAGATGACCATCGCTGTCGAGGGAATGTCGTGTGAACACTGTGAGCAGAGCGTCGAGGAGGCGCTGTCGGGCGTCGCCGGCGTCACGGCCGCGCGCGCAAACCGCGAACGCGACGCCGCGATCGTCGAAGGGGACGCCGACGCGGACGCGCTCGTGCGTGCGGTCGAAGACGCCGGATACGAGGCGTCGACGTAG
- the lpdA gene encoding dihydrolipoyl dehydrogenase has protein sequence MVVGDVTTGTEVLVIGAGPGGYVAAIRAAQEGLDTTLVEKDAYGGACLNRGCIPSKALITGAGLAHEAGNAEFMGVHADPAVDLGKMIEWKDGVVGRLTGGVEKLCKANGVNLIEGTASFVDETTVRVAHRGDGQGSETLEFEHAVVATGSRPIQIPGFDFADDHVWSSADALDADAVPDRLGIVGGGYIGMELATTFAKLGADVTVVEMLDEILDPYEDDVKRIVRKRAEELGVTFQFGEGASEWSEGGDGGYLLHTETEAGEESSYPVDKVLVAVGRRPVTDGLDLENAGVETDERGFIETDDRTRTGVEHIHAVGDVAGDPMLAHAASNEGVVAAEVIAGEPAALDRQAVPAAVFTDPEVGTVGMTESEAAEAGFDPAVGEMPFNASGRAMTTGHTEGFVRIVADEETGFVLGGQIVGPEASELIAEVALAIEMGATLEDVAATVHTHPTLAEAVMEAAENARGQAIHTLNR, from the coding sequence ATGGTAGTCGGAGACGTCACGACGGGAACGGAGGTACTGGTCATCGGCGCTGGACCGGGCGGCTACGTCGCCGCCATCCGCGCCGCACAGGAGGGACTCGACACGACCTTGGTCGAGAAGGACGCCTACGGCGGTGCCTGTCTCAACCGCGGGTGTATCCCCTCGAAGGCGCTCATCACGGGCGCGGGACTGGCCCACGAGGCCGGCAACGCGGAGTTCATGGGCGTCCACGCCGACCCGGCCGTTGACCTCGGCAAGATGATCGAGTGGAAAGACGGCGTGGTCGGCCGGCTCACAGGCGGGGTCGAGAAGCTCTGTAAGGCCAACGGCGTGAACCTGATCGAGGGCACGGCGTCGTTCGTCGACGAGACGACCGTCCGCGTCGCACACCGCGGCGACGGGCAGGGCTCGGAGACGCTGGAGTTCGAGCACGCGGTCGTCGCGACCGGTTCGCGGCCGATCCAGATCCCCGGCTTCGACTTCGCGGACGACCACGTCTGGAGCTCCGCCGACGCGCTCGACGCCGACGCGGTGCCCGACCGGCTCGGGATCGTCGGGGGCGGCTACATCGGCATGGAGCTTGCGACGACGTTCGCCAAGCTCGGGGCCGACGTGACGGTCGTCGAGATGCTCGACGAAATCCTCGACCCCTACGAAGACGACGTGAAGCGGATCGTCCGGAAGCGCGCCGAGGAACTCGGCGTGACCTTCCAGTTCGGCGAGGGTGCGAGCGAGTGGTCGGAGGGCGGCGACGGCGGCTATCTGCTTCACACCGAGACGGAAGCGGGAGAAGAGTCCTCGTACCCCGTGGACAAAGTTCTCGTCGCGGTCGGCCGCCGGCCCGTCACCGACGGACTCGACCTCGAAAACGCGGGGGTCGAGACGGACGAGCGCGGGTTCATCGAGACGGATGATCGGACGCGTACCGGGGTCGAACACATTCATGCCGTCGGCGACGTGGCGGGCGACCCGATGCTCGCGCACGCGGCCTCGAACGAGGGGGTCGTCGCCGCCGAGGTGATCGCGGGCGAGCCGGCCGCGCTCGACCGGCAGGCCGTTCCCGCCGCCGTCTTCACCGACCCCGAAGTCGGCACGGTCGGGATGACCGAGAGCGAGGCCGCGGAGGCCGGGTTCGACCCCGCGGTTGGCGAGATGCCGTTCAACGCCTCCGGCCGGGCGATGACGACCGGCCACACCGAGGGGTTCGTTCGGATCGTCGCGGACGAAGAGACCGGCTTCGTGCTCGGCGGCCAGATCGTCGGACCGGAGGCGTCAGAGCTGATCGCGGAGGTCGCGCTCGCGATCGAGATGGGCGCGACGCTGGAAGACGTCGCGGCGACGGTCCACACCCACCCGACGCTCGCGGAGGCGGTGATGGAAGCCGCGGAGAACGCCCGCGGGCAGGCGATACACACGCTGAACCGCTAG
- a CDS encoding adenosylhomocysteinase: protein MSETAYAPVSQHLSDVEAAREEGRRKMDWALQHMPILAALREEFEAAQPLAGETIAMAMHVEAKTANLVELLADGGAEVAITGCNPLSTHDDVSAALDTHESITSYAVRGVDDEAYYDAMHACLAHDPTITVDDGMDMVKLVHEEYTDLIDSIVGGAEETTTGVDRLRAMDADGELHYPVFAVNDTPMKQLFDNVHGTGESSLATIAMTTNLSWAGKDVVVGGYGQCGKGVAKKASGQNANVIVCEVDPRKALEAHMEGYEVMPMTEAAKTGDVFITTTGNRDVITREHFEQMQDGVLLANAGHFDVEVNLEDLDDLAVDRYEVRDGVEGFEMEDGRVLNVIAEGRLVNLAAPIALGHPVEVMDQSFGVQAVVVRELAENGDTYEPGVHDVPDELDREVAEIKLAAEGVEHDTLSDEQREYMDSWEHGT, encoded by the coding sequence ATGAGCGAAACCGCGTACGCGCCGGTATCACAGCACCTCTCAGACGTGGAGGCGGCTCGGGAGGAGGGACGCCGGAAGATGGATTGGGCGCTCCAGCACATGCCGATCTTAGCCGCGCTCCGCGAGGAGTTCGAGGCGGCGCAGCCGCTGGCGGGCGAGACGATCGCGATGGCGATGCACGTCGAGGCGAAGACGGCGAACCTCGTCGAACTTCTCGCGGACGGCGGAGCCGAGGTGGCGATCACCGGCTGTAACCCCCTCTCGACGCACGACGACGTGTCGGCCGCGCTCGACACCCACGAGTCGATCACCTCGTACGCGGTGCGCGGCGTCGACGACGAGGCGTACTACGACGCGATGCACGCCTGTCTCGCCCACGATCCGACGATCACCGTCGACGACGGGATGGACATGGTGAAACTCGTTCACGAGGAGTACACTGACCTGATCGACTCGATCGTCGGCGGGGCCGAGGAGACGACCACCGGCGTCGATCGCCTGCGCGCGATGGACGCCGACGGCGAACTCCATTACCCAGTCTTCGCCGTGAACGACACGCCGATGAAACAGCTGTTCGATAACGTCCACGGCACCGGGGAGTCGTCGCTCGCGACCATCGCGATGACGACGAACCTCTCGTGGGCCGGCAAGGACGTCGTCGTCGGCGGGTACGGGCAGTGCGGGAAGGGCGTCGCGAAGAAGGCCTCAGGCCAGAACGCGAACGTCATCGTCTGCGAGGTCGACCCGCGGAAGGCCCTGGAGGCGCACATGGAGGGGTACGAGGTCATGCCGATGACCGAAGCCGCGAAGACGGGCGACGTGTTCATCACGACCACTGGCAACCGCGACGTGATCACCCGCGAGCACTTCGAACAGATGCAAGACGGCGTGCTGCTCGCGAACGCCGGCCACTTCGACGTGGAGGTGAACTTGGAGGACCTCGACGATCTGGCCGTGGACCGCTACGAGGTCCGTGACGGCGTCGAGGGGTTCGAGATGGAGGACGGCCGCGTGCTGAACGTCATCGCGGAGGGGCGGCTCGTCAACCTCGCCGCGCCCATCGCCCTCGGCCACCCGGTCGAAGTGATGGATCAGAGCTTCGGCGTGCAGGCGGTCGTGGTGCGCGAACTGGCCGAGAACGGCGATACGTACGAGCCCGGCGTCCACGACGTGCCCGACGAACTCGACCGGGAGGTCGCCGAGATCAAACTCGCCGCGGAGGGCGTCGAACACGACACGCTCTCCGACGAACAGCGCGAGTACATGGACAGCTGGGAGCACGGGACCTAA